One window from the genome of Eublepharis macularius isolate TG4126 chromosome 15, MPM_Emac_v1.0, whole genome shotgun sequence encodes:
- the SH3BP2 gene encoding SH3 domain-binding protein 2 isoform X1 — MTSEETSWPVPMKAIGAQNLMTMPGGVIKSGYLHKKGGTQFQLLKWPLRFVIIHEGCIYYFKSSTSASPQGAFSLKGYNRVMRAAEETTSSNVFPFKLVHISKKHRTWFFSAASEDERKDWMASLRKEIDRYHEKKEIITDLSDSGSDVDSFYGSIERPININYSQHSTENSDYDQDEEEDYLQPDNADGVKCEDHTVLPPAYPPPPVPQMGKSSYSEARARLLTGKCSVPVLPLPPPKKSLPDLKPEALLCMRGDLPLQYRAECNVRPHLTHQQASGPGSPVPPVPLARKPTGIVETASQPTVRLSLAHVLPTSEESEKLRELKLSVKVPPPLPSNKPRLTHCPVTPANIRPHKDSGKPALLTPRVLSKSQVPTEKPPVPVPKTEKPSPPHLGSVSARRSPPDGQSFRGASCEKPVVGSKPGVSGTDSDEEYEKVELPTSIFVNTTESLEVERMFKAESLTGHPKNGLFCIRNSSTKTGKVLVVWDESTEKVRNYRIFQQQDSKFYLESDVQFPNLGSLIEHYCCHVLPGHNILTLQFPYGCSGPR, encoded by the exons ATGACTTCGGAGGAGACGTCTTGGCCTGTCCCAATGAAGGCGATTGGAGCGCAGAATCTGATGACGATGCCTGGAGGTGTCATCAAATCTGGATACCTGCACAAAAAAGGAGGCACTCAGTTCCAGCTCTTAAAGT GGCCACTGAGGTTTGTGATTATCCACGAGGGCTGTATTTACTACTTTAAGAGTAGTACATCTGCATCTCCCCAAGGTGCCTTCTCACTGAAGGGCTATAATCG GGTTATGAGGGCAGCAGAGGAAACAACGTCGAGCAATGTATTTCCTTTCAAGTTGGTTCACATTAGCAAGAAGCACAGGACCtggtttttttctgctgcctccGAAGACGAAAGGAAG GATTGGATGGCCTCACTTAGGAAAGAAATAGACCGCTACCATGAGAAGAAGGAAATAATCACTGACTTAAG TGACTCTGGTTCGGATGTTGACAGTTTCTATGGTTCTATAGAACGCCCAATTAATATCAACTATTCTCAGCATTCAACAGAAAATTCAG ATTATGACCAGGATGAAGAAGAAGATTACTTGCAGCCAGATAATGCAGACGGTGTAAAATGTGAAG ATCACACAGTCCTGCCACCAGCATACCCACCTCCTCCAGTCCCACAGATGGGAAAGTCTTCCTATTCAGAGGCCCGGGCACGTTTGCTGACTGGCAAGTGCAGTGTGCCTGTGCTTCCCCTGCCACCTCCCAAGAAAAGCTTACCCGATCTTAAGCCTGAAGCTCTCTTGTGTATGAGAGGGGACCTTCCTTTACAGTACCGAGCTGAATGTAATGTGAGACCTCACCTAACACATCAGCAAGCCAGTGGCCCAGGATCACCAGTGCCTCCAGTTCCTCTAGCCAGAAAGCCCACTGGTATCGTAGAAACTGCCTCTCAACCAACTGTACGTCTGTCCCTCGCCCACGTTTTGCCTACTTCTGAAGAGAGTGAGAAACTAAGAGAGTTAAAGCTTTCTGTGAAGGTCCCGCCTCCACTGCCAAGCAACAAGCCCAGATTGACACACTGTCCTGTGACGCCTGCAAATATCAGACCACACAAGGACAGTGGCAAGCCGGCACTACTGACACCCAGAGTACTGTCTAAATCTCAAGTGCCTACAGAAAAGCCACCTGTACCTGTACCCAAAACCGAGAAGCCTTCACCTCCACA TTTAGGTTCTGTTTCTGCCAGGAGATCACCCCCAGATGGGCAGAGCTTCCGAGGTGCTTCATGTGAGAAACCAGTCGTGGGTTCAAAACCAGGCGTGTCTGGCACAGATTCAGATGAGGAGTATGAAAAA GTTGAGCTGCCTACTTCAATATTTGTCAATACAACTGAATCCCTTGAAGTTGAAAG AATGTTCAAAGCTGAAAGTCTGACAGGGCATCCAAAAAATGGACTATTCTGCATTAGGAACTCATCAACGAAAACTGGAAAG GTGCTAGTTGTGTGGGATGAATCCACCGAGAAAGTGAGAAACTACAGAATATTTCAACAG CAGGACTCAAAGTTCTACCTGGAGTCAGATGTGCAATTCCCAAACCTTGGAAGTCTGATCGAACACTACTGCTGCCACGTCTTGCCAGGCCACAACATTCTGACACTTCAGTTTCCTTATGGCTGTTCTGGGCCAAGGTGA
- the SH3BP2 gene encoding SH3 domain-binding protein 2 isoform X2 has protein sequence MTSEETSWPVPMKAIGAQNLMTMPGGVIKSGYLHKKGGTQFQLLKWPLRFVIIHEGCIYYFKSSTSASPQGAFSLKGYNRVMRAAEETTSSNVFPFKLVHISKKHRTWFFSAASEDERKDWMASLRKEIDRYHEKKEIITDLSDSGSDVDSFYGSIERPININYSQHSTENSDYDQDEEEDYLQPDNADGVKCEDHTVLPPAYPPPPVPQMGKSSYSEARARLLTGKCSVPVLPLPPPKKSLPDLKPEALLCMRGDLPLQYRAECNVRPHLTHQQASGPGSPVPPVPLARKPTGIVETASQPTVRLSLAHVLPTSEESEKLRELKLSVKVPPPLPSNKPRLTHCPVTPANIRPHKDSGKPALLTPRVLSKSQVPTEKPPVPVPKTEKPSPPHLGSVSARRSPPDGQSFRGASCEKPVVGSKPGVSGTDSDEEYEKVELPTSIFVNTTESLEVERMFKAESLTGHPKNGLFCIRNSSTKTGKVLVVWDESTEKVRNYRIFQQDSKFYLESDVQFPNLGSLIEHYCCHVLPGHNILTLQFPYGCSGPR, from the exons ATGACTTCGGAGGAGACGTCTTGGCCTGTCCCAATGAAGGCGATTGGAGCGCAGAATCTGATGACGATGCCTGGAGGTGTCATCAAATCTGGATACCTGCACAAAAAAGGAGGCACTCAGTTCCAGCTCTTAAAGT GGCCACTGAGGTTTGTGATTATCCACGAGGGCTGTATTTACTACTTTAAGAGTAGTACATCTGCATCTCCCCAAGGTGCCTTCTCACTGAAGGGCTATAATCG GGTTATGAGGGCAGCAGAGGAAACAACGTCGAGCAATGTATTTCCTTTCAAGTTGGTTCACATTAGCAAGAAGCACAGGACCtggtttttttctgctgcctccGAAGACGAAAGGAAG GATTGGATGGCCTCACTTAGGAAAGAAATAGACCGCTACCATGAGAAGAAGGAAATAATCACTGACTTAAG TGACTCTGGTTCGGATGTTGACAGTTTCTATGGTTCTATAGAACGCCCAATTAATATCAACTATTCTCAGCATTCAACAGAAAATTCAG ATTATGACCAGGATGAAGAAGAAGATTACTTGCAGCCAGATAATGCAGACGGTGTAAAATGTGAAG ATCACACAGTCCTGCCACCAGCATACCCACCTCCTCCAGTCCCACAGATGGGAAAGTCTTCCTATTCAGAGGCCCGGGCACGTTTGCTGACTGGCAAGTGCAGTGTGCCTGTGCTTCCCCTGCCACCTCCCAAGAAAAGCTTACCCGATCTTAAGCCTGAAGCTCTCTTGTGTATGAGAGGGGACCTTCCTTTACAGTACCGAGCTGAATGTAATGTGAGACCTCACCTAACACATCAGCAAGCCAGTGGCCCAGGATCACCAGTGCCTCCAGTTCCTCTAGCCAGAAAGCCCACTGGTATCGTAGAAACTGCCTCTCAACCAACTGTACGTCTGTCCCTCGCCCACGTTTTGCCTACTTCTGAAGAGAGTGAGAAACTAAGAGAGTTAAAGCTTTCTGTGAAGGTCCCGCCTCCACTGCCAAGCAACAAGCCCAGATTGACACACTGTCCTGTGACGCCTGCAAATATCAGACCACACAAGGACAGTGGCAAGCCGGCACTACTGACACCCAGAGTACTGTCTAAATCTCAAGTGCCTACAGAAAAGCCACCTGTACCTGTACCCAAAACCGAGAAGCCTTCACCTCCACA TTTAGGTTCTGTTTCTGCCAGGAGATCACCCCCAGATGGGCAGAGCTTCCGAGGTGCTTCATGTGAGAAACCAGTCGTGGGTTCAAAACCAGGCGTGTCTGGCACAGATTCAGATGAGGAGTATGAAAAA GTTGAGCTGCCTACTTCAATATTTGTCAATACAACTGAATCCCTTGAAGTTGAAAG AATGTTCAAAGCTGAAAGTCTGACAGGGCATCCAAAAAATGGACTATTCTGCATTAGGAACTCATCAACGAAAACTGGAAAG GTGCTAGTTGTGTGGGATGAATCCACCGAGAAAGTGAGAAACTACAGAATATTTCAACAG GACTCAAAGTTCTACCTGGAGTCAGATGTGCAATTCCCAAACCTTGGAAGTCTGATCGAACACTACTGCTGCCACGTCTTGCCAGGCCACAACATTCTGACACTTCAGTTTCCTTATGGCTGTTCTGGGCCAAGGTGA